A single genomic interval of Salinarchaeum sp. IM2453 harbors:
- the cas6 gene encoding CRISPR-associated endoribonuclease Cas6: MRILVRLQARHDAAYDNAYHHKLQGRIWNALDESEYGGLHDENQPMPFTYSNPFPPRNMEEGDERNLIVASPEEELLAHIAADLKDDPELNIGEMPFTVERITPLSPDVGEPGTTGTIETGTGIVVRIPPWRFDEYDLDIDHDQAEFWRPEHTMEPFKNQIHANLDKKHELYCPDYLPGPSDVSGQLFDGYELIKTFALPVTPTTGMKETWMASKWRFDYTVRDDEHRRHLNLALDVGIGERNSIGFGFCNITEKTSPGESDLEGTDAFA; encoded by the coding sequence ATGCGGATTCTTGTGCGCTTACAGGCGCGGCACGATGCCGCATACGATAATGCATATCACCATAAGTTACAGGGTCGAATCTGGAATGCGCTTGACGAATCAGAGTACGGCGGTCTTCATGACGAGAACCAGCCGATGCCGTTTACGTATTCAAACCCCTTCCCTCCAAGAAACATGGAGGAAGGAGACGAGCGAAACCTGATCGTCGCCTCCCCTGAGGAAGAATTACTCGCCCACATCGCAGCTGATCTGAAAGACGATCCTGAGTTGAATATTGGGGAGATGCCGTTCACAGTTGAGAGAATAACTCCGTTGTCGCCTGACGTTGGTGAGCCAGGAACGACCGGGACGATTGAAACCGGAACGGGAATTGTCGTCCGGATTCCTCCGTGGCGCTTCGATGAGTACGATCTTGACATCGATCATGATCAGGCAGAGTTCTGGCGGCCCGAACACACAATGGAACCGTTCAAAAATCAGATCCACGCAAATCTGGATAAAAAGCATGAGCTCTACTGTCCGGACTATTTGCCCGGACCATCTGACGTTAGCGGGCAGTTGTTCGATGGCTACGAGTTGATCAAGACATTTGCCCTGCCGGTCACACCGACAACAGGTATGAAAGAGACATGGATGGCGAGTAAGTGGCGGTTTGATTATACCGTTCGTGATGACGAACATCGGAGACATCTTAACCTTGCTCTGGATGTCGGAATCGGCGAACGGAATTCGATAGGATTCGGATTCTGCAATATCACCGAGAAGACTAGTCCGGGCGAATCAGATCTGGAGGGGACAGATGCTTTCGCCTGA